CCGGGCGCGCCGGACGGCAAACAGAACTTCCAGGTGGCGCGTTCCAAAGGCTTTGAAGGCATGGCTGCCTCGCCGGACGGCAGCAAGCTGTACCCGCTGCTGGAAGGGGCGCTGTGGGACGGCGAACAGTTCGAGAACGTCGGCGGCAAACGCTACCTGCGGGTGCTGGAGTTCGACGTCAAACAGCAGGCCTGGACCGGCCGCAGCTGGCAGTACGTACTGGAAGACAACCAGAACGCCATCGGCGACTTCAACATGATCGACGCCACCCACGGGCTGGTGATCGAGCGCGACAACGGCGAAGGCACGCCGGACAAAGCCTGCGCCGCCGGTGCGCCAACCGACAACTGCTTCAGCCAGGTAGCCAAGTTCAAGCGAGTGTATAAAATCGCTTTCTCGGACGCCAACGTCGGCAAACCGGTCGAGAAACTGGGTTATATCGACCTGATGAACATTCAGGATCCGAACAAGCTGGCGCGCAAGCCGCTGAACGACGGCGTGCTGACCTTCCCGTTCTTCACCATCGAGAACGTGGACGTGGTGGACGCCAACCACATCATCGTCGGCAACGACAACAACTTCCCTTTCTCCTCCAGCCGCCAGCCCAATATGGCGGATGACAACGAGTTCATCCTGCTGGACGTGAAGGATTTCCTGAAGTAGCGCTCCCCGGCCGCCGAATCGCCGACGGCCGCCATTTCCCGCTTAGCGCAGCGAACAAACTGCGCTATAATCAGCGCCTTGCTTCCCTCTTCTCCAAGGAAGATCCTCGTCCCCGGTGGGGCGGCCGGACTTCAAATCCGGTTGGGGCCGCCAGCGGTCCTGGGCAGGTTCGACTCCTGTGATCTTCCGCCAAAGCTTGTCCGGGTGGTTCCTGTGATGTCCATTAAAATGCATTAAATCAATTGATTATGTGATTCTATTGTCCGCTGGTATCCGTGCGTTACCGCCTGAATCCGAGAAAAATGTGTATAATGGTGCGTATAATGTTTTTATACACAGAATCCACTTATACACATGCTCCTAACTGACTTACAAATTCGACGTTCCAAGCCGCAGGAAAAACCCTACACCCTCAACGATGGCCAAGGCCTGTCTCTCCTTATCAACACTGACGGGAGTAAAGGTTGGCGTTTTCGCTATCGCTATGCTGGAAAAGCCAAGCTAATGTCCTTTGGTACCTACCCTTTGGTAACGCTGGCCGACGCGCGAGAAAAGCGCGGAGAGGCCCGTAAGCAAGTTGCTAATGGCATTGACCCTGTAGCCGAGAAAAAGGCGCAAAAGCTCGCTCAGAAGCTTTCTGTTGAGAATTCCTTTGAAGCTATTAGCCGCGAGTGGCACACGAACAAGGCTGACCGGTGGACTCTGGCCTACAGGGAAGAAATCATGCGTACCTTTGAGCAGGATGTGTTTCCGTACATTGGTCAACGTCCGATTGCAGAAATTAAGCCCTTAGAGCTGCTGGAAGTGCTGCGGCGCATTGAGAAGCGCGGAGCATTGGAAAAGACCCGTAAGGTACGCCAGCGCTGCGGAGAGGTATTCCGCTACGCAATTATTACCGGTAGGGCGGAATATAACCCGGCCCCAGATCTCGCCAGTGCGCTGGCTGTGCCTAAGCAAAAGCACCATCCGTTCCTTTCTGCTGAAGAGCTGCCTTACTTTGTTAAGGACTTGGAAGGGTATACCGGCAGCATCATCACGAAGAATGCAGCGAAGATCGTTATGCTGACCGGTGTGCGCACGCAAGAAATGCGCTTTGCTACATGGGAGGAGATAGATTTTGAACGGGGTATCTGGGAGATTCCCGCCGAGCGCATGAAAATGCGCCGCCCGCACATTGTACCGCTCTCTACTCAGGCGGTTGAATTGCTTAAACAGCTGCAACCGATCACAGGTCACTATCCTTACATTTTCATTGGACGAAACAATCGCAGGAAACCCATAAGTAAAGAAAGCGTGAATCAGGTAATAGAGCTGCTGGGGTATAAGGGGCGAGCCACCGGTCACGGTTTCAGGCATACGATGTCTACTATTTTGCATGAGCAAGGGTTTGACTCTGCCTGGATAGAGATGCAACTCGCCCATGTAGACAAGAACGGCATTCGTGGCACATACAACCATGCCCAGTACCTTGAGAAGCGTCGTGACATGTTGCAGTGGTACGCCGATTTTATCGCGGGTTTGGCCCAGCGACCTCACCGTCAATAAATCGTTAAAACCCCCTGGCGCGCAATGCTACCCCCGCCTCGCCTGCGCGCTTCATGTGTCGCTTTTCATGCAGTTGCATGAACGGCCGCAGGCCGCGCCAGTACTGGCGTGGCAGGGGATAAAAAATGCATTTTCTTGCATGCAAAATCATGCACTCCATGCATGCACGCGTTATTTGACACCCGCTAGCCAGGAAAAAGGCTGTTTTCGGGGGGGGGGGAGATAGTGCGATGGGAGTGGGCCTACTGTATTTTTCCCGCCAGCGCTTTCTTTGCAGCCGCCTCAGATATTGATTGCAAAATCACCTCTGCGGTTTTAGTTCTTCTTTAAACTCTTCACTACTGTTCACTTAGATAAAAAAGTAGTTAAATCAATAAATAAACTGTGATGAGTTATTTCTTCACTCATCACCCGGTGTTCACTGCTGTTCACTCGGCTAAGAAGGGTCTTTTCTCTGGCTAGCCTGGGGTTGCACCTGTGAGCCTGTTTCTGCCTATTAATAAACGGCTATTCATGGCTTGTTCATTTCTTCGGGTTTGCCAAGGTTTGCCAATAAAGGTCAATATTAACCTATATGCCCATTTGGTTGAAAAATAGGCATAAAAGCTGTCCCACCACACAACAACGCCTTGTTGCCACCCCGGTAAATATTCACATAATAGGGCGCTACCGAAGTTCACACAGTCCCGGCCAGCGTTGGCCGGACACAAAGAGGTAGCGTTTTATGTTGACCGTTTCCACCCCCACTCCATCCACCCTGTCGCCGGTTATTCCTGGCAGTTACACCCCGCGCGAGCGCTTTATCCGCCTGCCGGAAGTGCTCTACACCACCGGCTTGTCCCGCTCCACCGTGTACGAGATGATGAGCCGCCGGCAGTTCCCGGCTCAGGTCTCCCTCGGCGGTAAAAACGTCGCCTGGCTGGCCTCTGAGGTCGAGCAGTGGATGGACGAACGTATCGCTAACCGTCACCAGGAGGCCGCCGCATGATGCAGTTAACCTTGGGTCGCCAGCACTTTACCCTGAGCGACAACGACGCACTGTTTATCGCGGAAGCTATCCTGTTGCAGCGCAAGCAGCCGGATATCGTCTTGCCGGAGCACCGCAGCGAAAAACATGGCGTTATTCGTCTGGCGAGTCGCCAGGCCGAACCGCGCCTGTTCCGTGCCGGGCCGGTGCCGCTGACCAGCGTGGCTGCCGATACTCGCAACGACCCACTGACCGACTGTTGATCACTATGCGATCGATTGAACGTCCGGGGGCGTCTTACGGCTTGCCCCCACGTCCGGCCCTGCGCTATAGTCCTCCCGCTGCCGCACAATCGGCAGCCGGGCGTGAGAACCCGTGTTACTCAATGGCGACACAACACGCGCCTTGCGTGTTTTTTTATGTCGCAGCCTTTGCTTGCTCATTTTTTGCGCGGTGGATGTTATGCTATCGCAGCAGTCAATCAATGGTGGCTCAGGCGGGGCAGCCTT
Above is a window of Serratia nematodiphila DZ0503SBS1 DNA encoding:
- a CDS encoding tyrosine-type recombinase/integrase encodes the protein MLLTDLQIRRSKPQEKPYTLNDGQGLSLLINTDGSKGWRFRYRYAGKAKLMSFGTYPLVTLADAREKRGEARKQVANGIDPVAEKKAQKLAQKLSVENSFEAISREWHTNKADRWTLAYREEIMRTFEQDVFPYIGQRPIAEIKPLELLEVLRRIEKRGALEKTRKVRQRCGEVFRYAIITGRAEYNPAPDLASALAVPKQKHHPFLSAEELPYFVKDLEGYTGSIITKNAAKIVMLTGVRTQEMRFATWEEIDFERGIWEIPAERMKMRRPHIVPLSTQAVELLKQLQPITGHYPYIFIGRNNRRKPISKESVNQVIELLGYKGRATGHGFRHTMSTILHEQGFDSAWIEMQLAHVDKNGIRGTYNHAQYLEKRRDMLQWYADFIAGLAQRPHRQ
- a CDS encoding helix-turn-helix transcriptional regulator — translated: MLTVSTPTPSTLSPVIPGSYTPRERFIRLPEVLYTTGLSRSTVYEMMSRRQFPAQVSLGGKNVAWLASEVEQWMDERIANRHQEAAA